Proteins found in one Acinetobacter sp. XH1741 genomic segment:
- the pepN gene encoding aminopeptidase N, producing the protein MNIAAQPPVQADQTVYLKDYQKPAFLVESINLDIQVYDDKTIVDSTLVMKRQTAGDLVLLGRDLELQSVELNGQKLTPAQYSLDSEQLVITDAPDEVILQTQVIIHPETNTQLEGLYKADELFVTQNEPEGFRKITFYPDRPDVLSVFTTRVEADKKYPVLLANGNLLETGEVGENRHFAIWQDPTKKPSYLFACVIGDLAVLKDRYTTSEGRDVALEIYAIEKDIPKCHIAMEALKHSMRWDEEHYGRAYDLDNYMIVAVSQFNMGAMENKGLNIFNTSCVLADEEYTTDAAIMRVQSVIAHEYFHNWTGNRITCRDWFQLCLKEGLTVFRDQSFSEDLQSAAVQRIDDVAVLKSHQFPEDAGPLSHPPRPDHFVEINNFYTATVYEKGAEINRMMSTLLGKEKYRKGTDEYFRRHDGQAVTVEDWVAALSAGSGVDLSAFLTWYNQPGTPKLEAKGEYDAAAQTYRLSFKQSLKAHPKYPNLKAVPIPVALALFNAKTGEQYTLHSNSLFVNYVKDGVYLFDQDEATIEFTGVTEQPVVSLLRNFSAPVNLVFDYTDTELAFLIQHETNGFNQWQATQTLLERILLEDHSADAYIQAIQSTLPELVGRDPLLASRLFDVPSEGYLGSRIDQDYAPDDIHVKREALLNRLAQDLGSFWKDTYLTLDPDLQKEFSLAMGVRALKNIMLMMMARQGDQTAFELAHVQYQNTGNMSERLGALRVLVWQNAPQAQEVLADFYDRFKDEALSLDQWFMIQAANPNATAETIEYLTQHPDYDLTTPNRIRAVSGGLSNNPVNTWGYGVAHFINLAQYLDEKNPILGSRLLQVLSRWYTLAEPQRTQVQQALQALQPKVKSKNVSETLNSMLSV; encoded by the coding sequence ATGAATATTGCGGCGCAGCCTCCTGTTCAGGCAGATCAAACAGTTTATTTAAAAGATTATCAAAAACCTGCGTTTTTGGTTGAATCAATTAATCTTGATATTCAAGTCTATGATGATAAAACAATTGTTGATTCAACATTGGTGATGAAACGCCAAACTGCTGGAGATCTGGTGCTGTTAGGCCGAGACCTTGAGTTGCAATCTGTTGAGTTAAACGGTCAAAAGCTTACTCCTGCACAATATTCACTCGATAGTGAACAACTGGTGATCACTGATGCACCAGATGAAGTCATTTTGCAGACTCAAGTCATTATTCACCCGGAAACTAACACTCAGCTTGAAGGTTTATATAAAGCAGATGAGTTGTTTGTTACACAAAATGAACCGGAAGGTTTCCGCAAAATTACGTTCTATCCAGACCGTCCTGACGTACTTTCTGTGTTTACTACACGTGTAGAAGCAGATAAAAAATATCCTGTATTACTTGCCAATGGTAACTTGTTAGAAACAGGTGAAGTGGGTGAAAACCGTCACTTTGCAATCTGGCAAGACCCGACTAAAAAGCCAAGCTATTTGTTTGCTTGTGTCATTGGTGATTTAGCTGTACTTAAAGATCGCTATACAACGTCTGAAGGACGTGATGTTGCCTTAGAAATCTATGCAATTGAAAAAGACATTCCAAAATGCCATATTGCGATGGAAGCACTAAAGCACTCTATGCGTTGGGATGAAGAACACTATGGCCGTGCTTATGATCTCGACAACTATATGATTGTTGCGGTGAGCCAGTTCAACATGGGTGCAATGGAAAATAAAGGTTTAAACATCTTTAATACCTCATGTGTACTTGCCGATGAAGAATACACAACTGATGCAGCGATTATGCGTGTGCAGTCTGTGATTGCCCATGAATATTTCCATAACTGGACAGGGAACCGTATTACTTGCCGTGACTGGTTCCAACTTTGTTTGAAAGAAGGCTTGACGGTATTCCGTGATCAGTCTTTCTCGGAAGATTTACAATCTGCTGCGGTTCAACGTATTGATGACGTTGCTGTACTTAAGTCACACCAGTTCCCTGAAGATGCAGGTCCATTATCGCATCCACCACGTCCAGACCACTTTGTAGAAATTAATAACTTCTATACAGCAACTGTTTATGAAAAAGGTGCGGAAATTAACCGCATGATGTCGACCTTACTCGGTAAGGAAAAATACCGTAAGGGAACAGATGAATACTTCCGCCGTCATGATGGACAAGCTGTGACGGTAGAAGACTGGGTTGCTGCATTATCCGCAGGTTCAGGTGTCGATTTATCTGCATTTTTAACTTGGTATAACCAACCTGGTACACCAAAGCTTGAAGCAAAAGGTGAGTACGATGCAGCAGCACAAACTTACCGTTTAAGCTTTAAACAAAGCCTAAAAGCACATCCTAAATATCCAAATTTAAAAGCTGTTCCAATTCCTGTGGCTTTAGCGCTATTTAATGCTAAAACAGGTGAGCAATATACATTGCACAGTAACAGCCTATTTGTAAACTATGTTAAAGATGGCGTGTACTTGTTTGACCAAGATGAAGCAACCATTGAATTTACAGGTGTGACTGAACAGCCAGTTGTATCACTACTTCGTAATTTCTCTGCACCTGTAAATCTTGTATTTGACTATACCGATACAGAATTAGCTTTCTTAATTCAGCACGAAACAAATGGTTTTAACCAATGGCAAGCAACGCAAACCTTGCTTGAACGTATCTTGTTAGAAGACCATTCTGCAGATGCGTATATTCAAGCTATTCAGAGCACTTTACCTGAATTGGTTGGCCGAGACCCGCTATTAGCATCACGTTTGTTTGATGTACCAAGTGAAGGTTATTTGGGTAGTCGTATCGATCAGGACTATGCACCTGATGATATTCATGTAAAACGTGAAGCTCTGCTTAATCGTTTGGCTCAAGATTTAGGTTCATTCTGGAAAGATACTTACCTTACACTTGACCCAGACCTGCAAAAAGAATTTTCTTTAGCGATGGGTGTACGTGCTTTAAAGAACATTATGCTTATGATGATGGCTCGTCAGGGCGACCAAACTGCATTTGAATTAGCACATGTGCAATATCAAAATACAGGAAATATGTCTGAGCGTTTAGGTGCACTGCGTGTATTGGTTTGGCAAAATGCACCTCAAGCTCAAGAAGTGCTTGCTGATTTCTATGACCGTTTTAAAGATGAAGCCTTGTCTTTAGATCAGTGGTTTATGATTCAAGCTGCAAACCCAAATGCGACCGCAGAAACCATCGAGTACTTAACTCAGCATCCTGATTATGATTTAACTACACCAAATCGTATTCGTGCCGTAAGTGGTGGTTTATCGAATAACCCTGTAAACACATGGGGATATGGTGTGGCTCACTTTATTAACCTTGCACAATATCTTGACGAGAAAAACCCGATTTTAGGTTCACGCCTATTACAGGTGTTGTCACGTTGGTATACGCTTGCGGAGCCTCAACGCACTCAAGTACAACAGGCATTGCAAGCATTACAGCCTAAAGTGAAATCTAAAAACGTTTCTGAAACTTTAAATAGTATGCTAAGCGTTTAA
- a CDS encoding spore coat U domain-containing protein, whose translation MAMKKTFFYLSAIAVGLFSLNAANAATATGTLTVKAAVTNSCVLNTSATGTTTNAVLDFGTLSSLANNEDADTTTTGGTSIKVLCNNTVPWTLSFDGGKNAQTTQRRMVGGATSNEYIPYNLFSDTGRATAIGIATTAYSGTGTGVVQTVNVYGRIPAGSALPSAGSYVDTVTITVTY comes from the coding sequence TTGGCCATGAAAAAGACTTTTTTTTATTTATCAGCAATTGCTGTAGGATTATTTTCTCTTAACGCAGCAAATGCCGCTACAGCAACGGGGACATTAACTGTCAAGGCAGCAGTAACAAATAGTTGTGTCCTTAATACTTCGGCTACAGGGACTACCACAAATGCTGTTTTGGACTTTGGTACTTTAAGTTCTCTTGCTAATAATGAAGATGCTGACACTACAACGACAGGAGGGACATCAATCAAAGTCCTTTGTAACAATACCGTACCATGGACATTATCTTTTGATGGCGGAAAAAATGCTCAAACAACCCAACGTCGTATGGTAGGCGGGGCAACAAGTAATGAATATATTCCTTATAACCTGTTTTCAGATACAGGGCGTGCCACAGCAATTGGAATTGCAACCACAGCTTATAGTGGAACAGGTACTGGTGTAGTGCAGACAGTGAACGTGTATGGTCGTATTCCTGCTGGTTCAGCGTTGCCGAGTGCAGGTAGCTATGTGGATACAGTAACCATAACGGTAACTTATTAA
- a CDS encoding fimbria/pilus periplasmic chaperone: protein MKKNIFIITGLFLSLSTIINAATIRLSPVTVEILSHQKASSISLYNQSNDSADLQVRIFEWSQNNGQDQLTPTDEITISPPFLKLKPSESYNLRVVRINPEPISGEKTYRIIIDELPKPVDSRKASQGVNVLLRSSLPVFVVNKDAITQLNWKIDSHQKEAFLNIRNIGNRHALLNDLMLVDNTENKSYPIKVNTVNGYILAKQTKSYSISNFTYQPNHKYSISLTVNGKKTTL, encoded by the coding sequence ATGAAAAAAAATATTTTTATTATTACGGGATTATTCTTATCTTTATCTACCATTATTAACGCCGCTACAATCCGTCTGTCACCAGTCACTGTAGAAATATTAAGCCATCAAAAAGCTTCTTCAATTAGTTTATATAATCAGTCAAATGACAGTGCTGATTTACAGGTACGTATATTTGAATGGAGCCAAAATAATGGACAAGATCAATTAACACCTACCGATGAAATCACCATTAGTCCACCTTTTTTAAAGCTAAAACCTAGTGAGTCTTATAATTTACGGGTAGTTCGAATTAATCCAGAGCCTATTTCTGGTGAAAAAACCTATCGTATTATTATTGATGAACTACCAAAGCCTGTTGATAGTCGTAAAGCTTCTCAAGGTGTAAATGTATTGCTTCGCTCGTCATTGCCTGTATTTGTAGTCAATAAAGATGCGATTACTCAACTGAATTGGAAAATTGATTCTCATCAAAAGGAAGCTTTTTTAAATATTAGAAATATTGGAAACCGCCACGCACTTTTAAATGACTTAATGCTTGTAGATAACACCGAAAATAAGAGTTATCCGATTAAAGTGAATACAGTGAATGGCTATATTCTTGCAAAACAGACAAAAAGTTATTCAATTAGTAATTTTACATATCAACCTAATCATAAATACAGCATTTCTCTGACAGTTAATGGTAAGAAAACCACACTTTAA
- a CDS encoding fimbria/pilus outer membrane usher protein, which produces MKYIIGVLCVAYFPAHSFAEQLLDHSNTAVPGVPESIESNNKHAQKNMNGQEPDLNFIQLFLNISINSNTSEDLFAVKQSKNGKLYIRASDLKTLRLKVDEHIPDSQWVCLNELKGIQFKYLENEQSLNLQVPSNMLTDYSVDLTGQPTTSSSLLKMKPLNAAILNYSLYHTITNDERVFSGSAEGVFNSALGNFSSGVLYNGSNENSYSHEKWVRLESKWQYVDPEKVRIYTLGDFVSNSSDWGNSVRLAGFQWSSAYTQRGDIVTSALPQFSGSAALPSTLDLYVNQQKIYSGLVPSGPFDIKQLPFISGNEVTLVTTDATGQQSITKKPYYFSSKILAKGINEFSVDVGIPRYNYGLYSNDYDDATFASGAIRYGYSNSLTLSGGAEASTDGLSNLGTGFAKNVFGVGVINADIAASQYKNENGYSALVGLEGRISKNISFNTSYRKVFDNYFDLARVSQIRYLKDNQITSEPQNYLSYSALADEIFRAGINYNFYPGYGVYVGYNQIKYSDNSYKLLSANISGSLNKNWGFYSSAYKDYENHKDYGIYFALRYTPSTRVNAISSVSNDSGRLTYRQELFVLSEPQIGSFGWGGYVERDQDAHNNNASIYGSYRARAAYLTGRYNRIGDNDRVAVSATGSLVAAAGRIFAANEIGDGYAVVTNAGPQSQILNGGVNLGTTDKSGRFLIPSLMPYRENHIYLDPSYLPLNWNVKSTDQKTVVGYRQGTLVDFGAHQVVSGLVRVVDKNNSPLLPGYSVRINGQQDAVVGYDGEVFIPNLLQQNKLEVDLLDHGSCQVDFTYNSNQYSTKKLGPYVCH; this is translated from the coding sequence ATGAAATATATTATAGGTGTCTTATGTGTGGCATATTTTCCAGCGCATTCATTTGCTGAACAACTTCTAGATCATTCGAATACAGCGGTTCCGGGTGTTCCTGAATCTATAGAGAGCAATAATAAACACGCGCAGAAAAATATGAATGGGCAGGAGCCAGATCTTAATTTTATTCAGCTATTTTTAAATATTTCTATTAATTCTAATACTTCTGAAGATTTGTTTGCCGTAAAACAATCCAAAAATGGAAAGCTATATATTCGCGCGAGCGACTTGAAAACGTTAAGACTAAAAGTGGATGAGCATATCCCTGATAGCCAGTGGGTATGTCTTAATGAGCTCAAAGGAATTCAGTTTAAGTATCTGGAAAATGAGCAGTCTTTAAACTTACAAGTTCCGTCAAACATGTTAACGGACTATTCAGTTGACTTAACTGGTCAACCGACTACTAGCTCCAGCTTGCTAAAAATGAAACCCTTAAATGCTGCAATTCTAAATTACAGTCTCTACCATACCATCACCAATGATGAGCGTGTTTTTTCAGGTTCGGCAGAAGGGGTTTTTAACAGCGCGCTTGGTAATTTTTCATCAGGCGTTTTATATAACGGCAGTAATGAAAACAGTTATAGCCATGAGAAGTGGGTTCGCTTAGAAAGTAAATGGCAATATGTAGACCCTGAAAAAGTCAGGATTTATACCCTAGGTGACTTTGTTTCCAATAGCTCTGATTGGGGCAATAGTGTACGTCTGGCAGGTTTCCAGTGGTCAAGTGCATATACCCAGCGTGGGGATATTGTGACTTCGGCACTACCACAGTTTTCAGGTTCAGCAGCACTACCTTCAACACTCGATTTATACGTTAACCAGCAAAAGATTTATTCGGGACTGGTGCCATCTGGTCCATTTGATATTAAACAGCTCCCGTTTATTTCAGGGAATGAAGTTACGCTAGTGACGACTGATGCCACAGGTCAGCAAAGTATTACCAAAAAGCCTTACTATTTCTCATCGAAGATTTTGGCAAAAGGCATAAATGAGTTTTCAGTAGATGTTGGGATTCCACGCTACAACTATGGGCTGTACTCAAACGATTATGATGATGCCACTTTTGCATCGGGTGCGATTCGATATGGTTATAGCAACTCACTTACTTTAAGTGGTGGTGCAGAGGCTTCAACAGATGGTCTTTCAAATTTGGGAACAGGTTTTGCCAAGAATGTTTTTGGTGTGGGGGTTATCAATGCCGACATTGCAGCAAGCCAGTATAAAAATGAAAACGGCTATTCGGCTCTGGTCGGTTTAGAAGGGCGTATTAGCAAGAATATTTCATTTAACACGAGTTACCGCAAAGTATTTGATAACTACTTTGACCTTGCCCGTGTGTCTCAAATTCGATATTTAAAAGATAACCAGATTACTTCTGAGCCACAGAACTATCTGAGCTACAGTGCACTGGCAGATGAGATTTTTAGGGCAGGGATTAACTATAACTTTTATCCGGGCTATGGTGTTTATGTCGGTTATAACCAGATCAAATACAGTGATAACTCCTATAAGCTACTTTCTGCCAACATAAGCGGAAGTTTAAACAAGAACTGGGGTTTTTATAGTTCAGCTTATAAAGATTATGAAAACCATAAGGACTATGGCATTTACTTTGCGCTTCGCTATACGCCATCTACCAGAGTTAATGCAATTTCTAGCGTATCTAACGATAGTGGCAGGCTGACTTACCGACAGGAATTATTTGTTTTATCAGAACCACAAATTGGTTCATTTGGATGGGGAGGCTATGTTGAGCGAGATCAGGATGCGCATAACAATAATGCATCGATCTACGGCTCTTACCGAGCGCGGGCTGCTTACTTAACTGGCCGATATAACCGAATTGGAGACAATGACCGAGTTGCAGTTTCCGCGACTGGATCATTGGTTGCGGCAGCAGGACGGATTTTTGCAGCTAATGAAATAGGTGATGGTTATGCTGTTGTTACCAATGCTGGGCCGCAAAGTCAAATTCTAAATGGTGGGGTAAATCTAGGGACCACGGACAAGTCAGGAAGGTTTCTTATTCCAAGCCTCATGCCATATAGAGAGAACCATATTTATTTAGATCCATCTTATTTACCTTTAAATTGGAATGTTAAATCTACAGATCAAAAAACAGTGGTGGGATATCGTCAAGGGACTTTAGTTGACTTTGGGGCACATCAGGTCGTTTCAGGTTTAGTGAGAGTCGTTGATAAAAACAACTCACCCTTGTTGCCGGGGTATAGCGTTCGAATTAATGGACAGCAAGATGCTGTGGTGGGCTACGATGGCGAAGTATTTATTCCAAACCTATTACAACAAAACAAACTTGAAGTAGATCTTCTTGATCATGGTTCATGCCAAGTTGACTTCACTTATAACAGTAATCAGTACTCAACTAAGAAATTGGGACCTTATGTATGTCATTAA
- a CDS encoding spore coat U domain-containing protein translates to MSLNIMNKAQIESYKKIFLYLKYFIGICLFYLVYAFFSPTHAACTVAGTTNNTFIYTAANINSDATVNFSGTITCTNGGLIPQISPFMCMKTVFTGATNANNSVSLPYTVTATVGGAGSSTTNQTSNVWYGPVVTVASNNILSYSVNVKVPARTGSLIAYPQGTYTTTVQLFWDMDILAALCLGDVISWSSGNVTLTANFVVPTLCQLNSTSNVDFGNINDIGITKRDYTTQGAVNTTCNSGTPYSIYLGDGNNRISGGFRRMANSNNEFIPYQLYKDAAYSSVWDATGGINSINGAGGVSGTGNGSAQTNTVYGKIPQGTSIASTPGNYSDNVVVTVTY, encoded by the coding sequence ATGTCATTAAATATTATGAATAAGGCTCAAATAGAGAGCTATAAAAAAATTTTCTTATATTTAAAATACTTTATAGGTATTTGCTTATTTTATCTCGTTTATGCATTTTTCAGTCCAACACATGCTGCTTGTACGGTAGCTGGAACAACCAATAATACGTTTATTTACACGGCAGCAAATATTAATAGTGATGCAACGGTAAATTTTTCAGGAACAATTACTTGCACAAATGGAGGACTAATACCTCAGATCTCTCCGTTTATGTGTATGAAGACAGTATTTACAGGAGCGACCAACGCGAATAATAGCGTATCGTTACCATATACAGTCACTGCAACTGTAGGTGGAGCAGGTTCCTCTACCACTAACCAAACTTCTAATGTTTGGTATGGTCCAGTGGTCACTGTCGCTTCAAATAATATTCTTAGTTACTCGGTAAATGTGAAAGTACCGGCGCGAACAGGGTCGCTCATTGCATATCCTCAAGGAACCTATACAACTACGGTTCAACTCTTTTGGGATATGGATATTCTAGCAGCGTTATGTTTAGGGGACGTCATTAGTTGGAGCTCTGGAAATGTAACGTTAACAGCGAACTTTGTGGTACCGACGCTTTGCCAATTAAACTCAACCTCAAATGTCGATTTTGGCAATATTAATGATATTGGTATTACTAAGCGTGACTACACGACTCAAGGTGCTGTAAATACGACATGTAACTCTGGAACGCCATATTCGATTTATTTGGGAGATGGTAATAACCGTATAAGCGGAGGGTTTAGGCGTATGGCCAATAGTAATAATGAGTTTATTCCCTATCAATTATACAAAGATGCTGCTTATAGTTCAGTGTGGGATGCTACAGGTGGCATAAATAGTATTAATGGAGCAGGTGGTGTATCTGGTACTGGAAATGGCAGTGCTCAAACTAATACCGTTTATGGAAAAATTCCGCAAGGTACATCCATTGCAAGTACACCAGGAAACTACTCTGATAATGTTGTGGTTACCGTGACTTATTAA
- a CDS encoding glutathione S-transferase family protein: MSDIILHQWEISPFCQKVARALKFKGIPYKTVNYNGILGAKVPLLSKVGKVPVIDHNGQRIQDSTRIARYLDETYPDTPRLYPEDPNQKALAELWEDWADESLYFFEVYLRVNDPEALQEAIRISSIGRPAYEKPMVKGFILAELKTQLFFQGLGRMKAENVEAEFIKHLDRIEQVLSQNEWLVGHNQSIADIAVVAQLGEVVRTSKKFSKEILNRPFIALWYKKQTG, translated from the coding sequence ATGTCGGATATTATTTTGCACCAGTGGGAAATTTCTCCGTTTTGTCAAAAAGTTGCAAGGGCTTTGAAATTTAAGGGCATTCCGTACAAAACAGTAAACTATAACGGTATTCTTGGAGCGAAAGTTCCTTTGCTCAGTAAAGTGGGGAAGGTTCCTGTCATTGACCATAATGGGCAACGTATACAAGACAGTACCCGTATTGCTCGTTATTTAGATGAAACTTATCCAGATACACCTAGGCTTTATCCTGAAGATCCAAATCAGAAAGCACTTGCTGAGCTATGGGAAGACTGGGCAGACGAGTCTCTTTATTTTTTTGAAGTTTATTTAAGGGTAAATGACCCAGAAGCTCTACAAGAAGCCATCCGTATTAGCAGCATTGGTCGCCCAGCTTATGAAAAGCCTATGGTGAAGGGTTTTATTTTAGCCGAATTAAAAACACAGCTCTTCTTTCAGGGTTTGGGACGAATGAAAGCTGAAAATGTGGAGGCAGAGTTTATAAAACATTTAGATCGTATTGAGCAGGTTTTATCGCAAAACGAATGGTTGGTAGGACATAATCAGAGCATTGCCGACATTGCTGTGGTTGCCCAACTCGGTGAAGTCGTTCGTACAAGCAAAAAGTTTAGTAAAGAAATTTTGAATCGTCCGTTTATTGCTTTATGGTATAAAAAACAAACAGGGTGA
- a CDS encoding SDR family NAD(P)-dependent oxidoreductase, with protein sequence MSLVTPNKTRDCAVVIGVGALQGIGAAVCHRFAKEGLKVYVAGRTFQKIEAVAAEIHAKGGEAVAFRLNAEDIHQVQALFDTITSQNERITAVIHNVGGNIPSIFLRSPLSFFTQMWQSTFLSAYLVSQSCLKIFKEQNYGTLIFTGASASLRGKPFFAAFTMGKSALRAYALNLAQTYKSQGIHIAHVIIDGMVDGDRVNKALLGLGRLARLTRGTGGLNIEAIAENYWMLYLQSPELWTHELDLRPYQEKF encoded by the coding sequence ATGTCATTAGTAACACCGAATAAAACACGAGATTGTGCAGTTGTTATTGGTGTCGGGGCTTTACAGGGGATTGGTGCAGCCGTATGTCATCGCTTTGCTAAAGAAGGCTTAAAAGTTTACGTGGCTGGACGGACTTTTCAGAAAATTGAAGCAGTCGCTGCCGAAATTCATGCAAAGGGTGGTGAAGCTGTCGCATTTCGTCTAAATGCCGAAGATATCCATCAAGTACAAGCTCTATTTGACACAATCACCAGTCAAAATGAACGCATAACTGCTGTCATTCATAATGTGGGTGGCAATATTCCCTCAATTTTTTTACGTAGTCCACTCTCGTTTTTTACCCAAATGTGGCAATCCACGTTTTTATCGGCTTATTTAGTGTCACAAAGCTGTCTAAAAATTTTTAAAGAACAAAATTACGGAACGCTTATTTTTACTGGGGCGAGTGCTTCTTTGCGTGGAAAACCTTTTTTTGCTGCTTTTACCATGGGTAAATCTGCTTTACGGGCTTATGCACTAAATTTAGCTCAAACTTATAAATCGCAAGGCATTCATATTGCTCATGTCATTATTGATGGAATGGTTGATGGCGATAGAGTGAATAAAGCTTTATTGGGTCTAGGTCGTTTAGCGCGTCTTACGCGTGGGACAGGCGGGCTTAACATTGAAGCAATAGCAGAAAATTATTGGATGCTATATCTGCAAAGTCCCGAGCTCTGGACACATGAGTTAGATCTGCGCCCATACCAAGAAAAATTTTGA
- a CDS encoding SDR family NAD(P)-dependent oxidoreductase: MLKTIFQKFQKKQGCVVLAGHDDELLGHDFVILDKNSQSPLQVYQVVHDSTVKNIQVNRVNDGITTVRLDLVNPKHLKKLLNYITAHGHIIELCVFQPNFSSAPNIEALSLEEVEHSWQTTGLSAVSVSQAVIKPMLKQKRGTVIFLGAPSSNSAHYDVLSQSMFASIRALSQSLAREFQPKGIHISYCMVEKWEGQNPRFISSVKDVCQHLYQQPSSAWSQELSLS; the protein is encoded by the coding sequence ATGCTAAAAACAATATTTCAGAAGTTTCAAAAAAAGCAGGGCTGTGTTGTGCTTGCAGGTCATGATGACGAGCTACTGGGTCATGACTTTGTAATTTTAGATAAAAACAGTCAATCGCCATTACAGGTTTATCAAGTCGTACATGATTCTACAGTTAAGAATATACAAGTAAATCGTGTAAATGATGGCATAACGACTGTCCGTTTAGATCTGGTAAATCCCAAGCATTTAAAAAAACTACTGAACTATATAACAGCGCATGGTCATATCATTGAACTATGCGTATTTCAGCCAAACTTTTCATCTGCACCAAATATTGAAGCTTTATCTTTAGAAGAAGTTGAGCACAGTTGGCAGACTACAGGTTTAAGTGCGGTAAGTGTGTCGCAAGCTGTGATTAAACCTATGCTTAAGCAGAAGCGGGGGACCGTTATCTTTCTTGGTGCACCCTCTAGTAACTCAGCTCACTACGATGTATTAAGTCAAAGCATGTTTGCAAGTATTCGTGCTTTGTCGCAGTCGTTAGCCAGAGAGTTTCAACCAAAAGGGATTCATATTTCTTATTGTATGGTTGAAAAATGGGAGGGACAAAACCCACGCTTTATTTCATCTGTTAAAGATGTCTGTCAACATCTCTATCAACAGCCTAGTTCTGCATGGAGCCAAGAGCTCAGCCTATCTTGA
- a CDS encoding chorismate mutase, translating to MVNTKNAQQVVKLVSLATFMCVSSLAQAYQYDQVAHLMNERLSYMKDVAGYKAEQHLPIEDLVQEKKVLDQSLSEAESFGLSSETVKPFIVTQMNVAKAIQYRYRADWLSSPETNWKPQDLSEVRLKISSLNTELLKNIAYELKKNHNNAPYGCSYMWPVQHPQLKEADKKALCLTLNKIKLKQ from the coding sequence ATGGTAAATACTAAGAATGCTCAACAAGTAGTTAAATTGGTGTCGTTAGCGACTTTCATGTGCGTTTCTTCGCTGGCACAAGCCTATCAATATGATCAAGTGGCTCATTTAATGAATGAGCGCTTGTCTTATATGAAAGATGTCGCAGGCTATAAAGCAGAGCAGCATTTACCGATTGAAGATTTAGTACAAGAAAAGAAAGTACTCGATCAATCACTTTCTGAGGCTGAATCTTTTGGACTTAGCAGTGAAACTGTAAAGCCATTTATCGTGACGCAAATGAATGTAGCTAAAGCAATTCAGTACCGATATCGTGCAGACTGGTTGTCTAGCCCTGAAACCAATTGGAAGCCTCAAGACTTAAGCGAAGTGCGTTTAAAAATTAGTTCTCTAAATACCGAGCTTTTAAAAAATATTGCCTATGAACTCAAGAAAAATCATAACAATGCACCTTATGGCTGTAGCTATATGTGGCCAGTTCAGCACCCTCAACTTAAAGAAGCCGACAAGAAAGCTTTATGTTTAACCCTGAATAAAATCAAATTAAAACAATGA
- a CDS encoding Lrp/AsnC family transcriptional regulator, whose product MNSTEYTLDRIDRKILSALRGNGRLTVAQLAEEVGLSSSPCWTRLKRLESLKIIEGYTVNVNPKAIGIHELFFIEITLERHDDEMLGNFSEALADIPEVVEAHLVTGDYDYLVKVAVKDAEHYERFLRKKLYSIKGIRHTRSTFALRPLKSANTADLMLIE is encoded by the coding sequence TTGAACAGCACAGAATACACACTAGATCGCATAGATCGGAAAATATTATCTGCCCTCCGAGGAAATGGACGCTTAACGGTTGCACAGCTCGCCGAAGAAGTTGGGCTTTCATCTTCACCCTGTTGGACTCGACTCAAACGTTTAGAAAGTCTAAAAATTATTGAAGGCTATACCGTAAACGTAAATCCAAAAGCGATTGGCATTCACGAGTTATTCTTTATTGAAATTACGTTAGAACGCCACGATGACGAGATGCTAGGAAACTTTAGTGAGGCTTTGGCAGATATACCCGAAGTTGTAGAGGCACATTTAGTTACTGGTGACTATGACTACTTGGTGAAAGTGGCCGTAAAAGATGCCGAGCATTACGAACGTTTTTTACGTAAAAAGCTGTATTCGATTAAAGGGATTCGGCACACGCGTTCAACCTTTGCCCTACGCCCACTTAAATCTGCCAACACCGCCGATTTAATGTTGATTGAATAA